In Candidatus Dependentiae bacterium, one genomic interval encodes:
- a CDS encoding DUF1328 domain-containing protein translates to MIDWVVIFLILAIVAGALGFGGISIVSVEIAKLLFFIFLLLFVASLVMKVLRK, encoded by the coding sequence ATGATCGATTGGGTAGTAATTTTTTTGATACTAGCTATAGTTGCCGGAGCTTTAGGATTTGGCGGCATTAGTATTGTGTCGGTAGAAATCGCAAAATTATTATTTTTCATCTTCTTGCTTTTGTTTGTTGCATCACTTGTGATGAAGGTCTTGCGTAAGTAA
- a CDS encoding sodium-dependent bicarbonate transport family permease, producing MCIDPIVLFFLCGIFIKLIFPSLKMPRLVYDSVSVFLLISIGLKGGLELCTWASLSLLVQVLGILLLSIGICFLAYFLLDHFGSYNKADCVVIAAHYGSVSVGTFAVAIAMLEHLGIDYESFMPLFVALMEFPAIIIASLMLKNIYHGNQSFMRSFFNALSCKSVYVLLLSIAFGYVFGPYGIDVIEPLFFNPFKWILAVFLVEMGILVGDQFSLIKKHYKEIVLHSIGLSLIGASLGLLFGLIFQLSLGGVILLMVLAASASYIAVPASLRQSYPQANVPLALSHSLGVTFPFNVFFGIYMYIAAASWIFNYFGLDKSVYFCS from the coding sequence ATGTGTATTGATCCGATTGTTCTGTTTTTTTTATGCGGTATTTTTATAAAATTGATATTTCCATCTCTGAAAATGCCTAGACTCGTATATGATAGTGTGAGTGTTTTTTTACTTATATCTATTGGTCTAAAAGGAGGGCTTGAGCTTTGTACTTGGGCAAGTCTTTCATTGTTGGTTCAAGTTTTGGGCATTTTACTTTTAAGCATCGGGATCTGTTTTTTGGCATATTTTTTGCTTGATCATTTTGGTTCGTATAACAAGGCTGATTGTGTTGTGATTGCAGCTCATTATGGATCGGTCAGTGTGGGAACTTTTGCCGTTGCAATTGCGATGCTAGAGCATCTTGGTATTGACTATGAATCATTTATGCCGTTATTTGTAGCACTGATGGAATTTCCTGCAATAATTATTGCATCGTTAATGTTGAAAAATATCTATCATGGAAATCAGTCGTTTATGCGTAGTTTTTTTAATGCTTTGAGTTGTAAGAGTGTCTATGTTTTATTGTTAAGCATTGCTTTCGGTTATGTTTTTGGGCCTTATGGTATTGATGTTATTGAACCTTTATTTTTTAATCCATTCAAATGGATATTGGCGGTCTTTTTGGTTGAAATGGGCATCTTAGTTGGTGATCAGTTTAGTTTGATTAAGAAGCATTATAAAGAAATTGTGTTGCATTCTATTGGATTGTCACTAATAGGCGCATCTCTTGGCTTATTGTTTGGTTTAATATTCCAGTTAAGTTTGGGTGGTGTTATTTTACTTATGGTGTTAGCTGCAAGTGCTTCTTATATTGCCGTTCCTGCATCACTCCGCCAAAGTTATCCTCAGGCGAATGTACCATTGGCTTTGAGTCATTCTCTAGGTGTAACTTTTCCATTTAATGTTTTTTTTGGTATTTATATGTATATAGCGGCAGCTTCTTGGATTTTTAATTACTTTGGCCTGGATAAGTCGGTTTATTTTTGTAGTTAA
- a CDS encoding ankyrin repeat domain-containing protein: MKKIMWMLIFISYASLLRADGSRSPLLRQAAQINLKSLVESEEFEPSESSLPLEDRHAVTANNKLNFLKAIKEGDERGVRRFLLKRKPIFVDKLTGFTSLHVAAMHDRLDILHLLFAHGAQKIVNVVDRNGNTALHYAVQKGDPQVVMKLLINKADPTIENLKGQKPSDLIQEDNEFIKNLLIEYAKKF; the protein is encoded by the coding sequence ATGAAGAAAATTATGTGGATGTTGATTTTTATAAGTTATGCTTCATTATTGCGAGCAGATGGTAGTAGATCGCCTTTACTTAGGCAAGCTGCTCAAATTAATTTAAAAAGTCTTGTTGAGTCAGAAGAATTTGAGCCGTCAGAATCGAGCTTACCTTTGGAAGATCGACATGCAGTAACGGCAAATAATAAGCTTAATTTTTTAAAAGCAATTAAGGAGGGCGATGAACGTGGTGTTCGCCGTTTTTTACTAAAAAGAAAACCTATATTTGTTGATAAATTAACCGGTTTTACTTCATTGCATGTAGCTGCGATGCATGATCGTTTAGATATATTACATTTGTTGTTTGCTCATGGGGCTCAAAAGATAGTTAATGTTGTTGATCGCAATGGAAATACTGCTTTGCATTATGCAGTTCAAAAAGGTGATCCTCAAGTTGTTATGAAATTGTTGATTAATAAAGCTGATCCAACAATAGAGAATTTGAAGGGCCAAAAGCCAAGTGATCTGATTCAAGAAGATAATGAATTCATTAAAAATTTATTAATTGAGTATGCTAAGAAATTTTAA
- the mutL gene encoding DNA mismatch repair endonuclease MutL, with product MHKIHKLPTHEAQKIAAGEVVERPSNLLKELLENAIDAQSSKIAIHIKDGGKELIRVVDNGYGMSPEDAILCFEQHATSKITHVDQLQEIVTFGFRGEALASIAAVGKTTLITKEKTAEHGTKIHIEQNSIIQKENVSAINGTDISVKDIFHTLPARQKFLKKRETEWRQIQQLFFAVALAHLHIDFKLYAEDKLIYNCTGTDTIAQRWQQLFDHHTAQQMITATHEAFGVSMKGLISDHQLQRYDRNSIYLFVNNRWIKDSKLTRAFIKGYQNVLPPARYPTGCLFITIDPQEVDINIHPRKEEVQFLHPRRVEREIQICITQALEQQLSAQLNKTVHIKQNVPFESQPHTQPTPTFSSSSNTHFSPFNFDEYLNKPAFAPTDTTLNSTISTPEINNVEQLNDHSDPHQAITEEKNSVLPESAKQQYELIGQYKKTYLLLEQENGLFLLDQHAAHERILYEQFVAQHNNVTKVQLLFPQVLTLPKEDISIIEKHITLFSRYGIELEPFGEDTVKIQATPVHLKNVALDDIIKQTVGWINEYKELASEQFEKEMQKKLYADMACKAAVKAGDTLSREQMQQLLVDLEKTENRFLCPHGRPTSFLFHHDEIKKKFKRDYRSQKTDT from the coding sequence ATGCACAAAATACATAAGCTCCCTACTCATGAGGCACAAAAAATAGCAGCCGGTGAAGTAGTTGAACGTCCATCAAACCTACTCAAGGAACTGCTTGAAAACGCTATTGATGCGCAAAGCAGTAAAATTGCTATTCACATTAAAGATGGCGGGAAAGAACTTATTCGTGTTGTTGATAATGGATATGGCATGTCACCTGAAGATGCGATACTATGCTTTGAACAACATGCGACAAGTAAAATTACACATGTTGACCAACTACAAGAAATTGTAACATTTGGCTTCCGTGGTGAAGCACTTGCCAGTATTGCAGCTGTAGGAAAAACAACGTTAATCACTAAAGAAAAAACAGCTGAGCATGGTACCAAAATTCACATCGAGCAAAATAGTATCATACAAAAAGAAAATGTTTCTGCAATCAATGGTACTGATATCTCAGTAAAAGATATTTTTCATACCTTACCCGCTCGTCAAAAATTCCTAAAAAAACGTGAAACTGAATGGCGACAAATTCAACAACTATTCTTTGCTGTAGCTTTAGCTCATTTGCATATCGACTTCAAACTATATGCTGAAGATAAACTCATATATAACTGCACCGGTACTGATACCATTGCACAACGATGGCAACAGCTATTTGACCACCATACGGCACAGCAAATGATTACGGCAACACACGAAGCATTCGGAGTCAGCATGAAGGGTCTGATTTCCGATCATCAATTACAGCGTTACGACCGTAACAGCATCTATCTGTTTGTGAATAATCGATGGATAAAAGACAGCAAACTAACGCGTGCATTTATTAAAGGCTATCAAAATGTATTGCCCCCTGCACGTTATCCTACCGGATGCTTGTTTATTACCATCGACCCACAAGAAGTTGATATCAATATTCATCCTCGCAAAGAAGAAGTACAATTTTTGCACCCACGCCGCGTTGAACGTGAGATACAAATATGCATCACTCAAGCATTAGAACAACAACTTTCAGCACAATTGAATAAAACAGTACATATAAAACAAAATGTGCCCTTTGAATCGCAACCGCACACTCAACCTACACCAACATTTTCATCTTCATCAAATACTCATTTTTCACCATTTAACTTTGATGAATACTTAAACAAACCTGCCTTTGCACCAACTGATACAACATTAAATTCAACCATATCAACACCGGAAATTAATAACGTTGAACAACTAAACGATCACTCTGATCCTCATCAAGCAATTACCGAAGAAAAAAATTCAGTATTACCTGAATCTGCAAAGCAACAATATGAACTAATTGGCCAATACAAAAAAACATATCTTTTACTCGAGCAGGAAAATGGACTGTTTTTACTTGATCAACATGCTGCTCACGAACGTATTTTATATGAACAATTTGTTGCACAACACAATAACGTAACAAAAGTACAATTACTTTTCCCTCAAGTTCTTACGCTGCCAAAAGAAGATATAAGCATTATAGAAAAACATATAACATTATTTTCTCGTTATGGCATTGAACTGGAGCCATTTGGTGAAGATACTGTAAAAATTCAAGCGACACCGGTCCACTTAAAAAACGTTGCTCTTGATGACATTATCAAACAAACCGTTGGCTGGATTAATGAATATAAAGAACTCGCTTCTGAACAATTTGAAAAAGAAATGCAAAAAAAATTATATGCCGACATGGCATGTAAAGCTGCAGTAAAAGCCGGCGATACCTTGAGCCGTGAACAAATGCAACAACTGCTTGTTGATCTCGAAAAAACTGAGAATCGTTTCTTATGCCCTCATGGACGCCCTACCAGTTTTTTATTTCATCACGATGAAATAAAAAAGAAATTTAAGCGAGATTATCGTTCACAAAAAACCGATACATAA
- a CDS encoding PilN domain-containing protein, translating to MKPINFIKTKNHTEQQAMHRWFWHSCILLITLLICLSIIQMRLFFTYKNAQEELQRLKPIEKQLNSCLTEKRTLKETTKILKNKLAKTNRIKHKPKNPADLLQTLNQSPSDIAIHNISLNKKQLEITVLAPHTKQILEYATNLQKNTLFDQVNVGSIEQINNQIKGLLQIKIK from the coding sequence ATGAAACCGATTAATTTTATTAAAACAAAAAATCACACTGAACAACAAGCTATGCATCGTTGGTTTTGGCACTCTTGCATCCTATTAATTACCTTATTGATCTGCTTAAGCATAATACAAATGCGCCTTTTTTTTACTTATAAAAACGCACAAGAAGAACTTCAACGCCTCAAGCCGATAGAAAAACAGTTAAACAGTTGCTTAACTGAAAAACGCACACTCAAAGAAACTACAAAAATACTAAAAAATAAACTTGCAAAAACAAATCGCATAAAACATAAACCAAAAAATCCTGCCGATCTTTTGCAAACATTAAACCAGTCACCCTCAGACATTGCTATACATAACATTTCATTAAATAAGAAGCAGTTAGAGATAACCGTTCTTGCACCTCATACAAAACAGATACTAGAGTATGCAACAAACCTACAAAAAAATACTCTATTTGATCAAGTTAATGTCGGATCAATTGAACAGATAAACAATCAAATTAAAGGACTTTTACAAATCAAAATCAAATGA
- the prmC gene encoding peptide chain release factor N(5)-glutamine methyltransferase: MHIQKHITCITEKLMPTLHDKIVCNQYAWWLLEHLTQKTKTDLIIQSQIELDEHQEKLLQTWINQIVNEHKPIAYILGNVPFGDLTINVKPPVLIPRPETEQWIIDLIEQIKKSNAQKLQILDLCTGSGCIALLLAHELPDAIVYALDIADEAIALAQQNASLHNIKNLHIITSDLFEQLPNITFDIIVTNPPYIGTSEKLDTSVIAWEDKRALFADDNGIALIQKIIEQAPVYIHENEILQQQNIGQLYIEIGWQQGQDVKKLMQKNQYTAITIEKDSASKDRVVSGRINNVAIAGNKK; the protein is encoded by the coding sequence ATGCACATTCAAAAACATATAACATGCATTACCGAAAAACTTATGCCTACATTGCATGATAAAATAGTGTGCAATCAATATGCTTGGTGGCTCCTTGAGCATCTTACACAAAAAACAAAAACTGATTTAATAATCCAATCTCAAATCGAATTAGATGAACATCAAGAAAAACTATTGCAAACATGGATTAATCAGATAGTAAATGAGCACAAACCGATTGCATATATTTTGGGCAATGTTCCATTTGGTGATTTAACAATTAATGTTAAACCTCCTGTACTTATTCCACGTCCTGAAACTGAGCAATGGATAATTGACTTGATTGAACAGATAAAAAAAAGTAATGCACAAAAATTACAGATTTTAGATCTGTGTACAGGCTCAGGTTGCATTGCACTACTACTTGCACATGAACTTCCTGATGCAATCGTTTACGCATTAGATATTGCCGATGAGGCGATTGCGCTTGCACAACAAAACGCATCATTGCATAACATCAAAAATCTTCACATCATTACATCTGATCTTTTTGAGCAACTGCCCAACATAACATTTGACATCATCGTAACCAATCCGCCATATATTGGCACCTCCGAAAAGCTTGATACATCAGTTATTGCATGGGAAGATAAGCGCGCATTATTTGCCGATGATAATGGCATTGCATTAATACAAAAAATTATTGAACAAGCTCCTGTATATATTCATGAAAATGAAATATTACAACAACAAAACATTGGACAACTGTATATTGAAATTGGATGGCAACAAGGACAAGATGTTAAAAAATTGATGCAAAAAAATCAGTATACTGCTATAACTATTGAAAAAGATAGCGCATCCAAAGATCGTGTTGTTTCCGGGAGAATCAACAATGTGGCCATTGCCGGCAATAAAAAATGA
- the ftsY gene encoding signal recognition particle-docking protein FtsY, protein MFNFFKNSFSKIYNTVTSKLGALFGKTTIDADTLKELELILLQADTGVKTTRTIIATLTKAHASGKIQGGTELKQALEAELLNILNQQKPNIDCNVILLVGINGSGKTTFAGKLAHKAQQEGKKTLFIAADTFRAAAPEQLLQWAQKTDTQIELGKTGQDPASVVFTGCERFKNENFDQLIIDTAGRLQTKTNLMRELEKIKRVIAKQLPDANICTLLTIDAMLGQNSFEQAQLFNESTDVSGVVLTKMDGTGKGGILFSVTDQLHIPIAYISFGETPDAYKLFNAQQYVQELLQI, encoded by the coding sequence ATGTTCAATTTTTTCAAAAACAGTTTTTCTAAAATTTATAATACCGTTACCAGCAAACTGGGTGCATTATTTGGCAAAACTACTATTGATGCAGATACACTCAAAGAACTCGAGTTAATCTTACTGCAAGCAGATACCGGTGTGAAAACAACACGCACTATTATCGCAACATTAACAAAAGCTCACGCATCAGGAAAGATACAAGGCGGCACAGAATTAAAACAAGCACTTGAAGCTGAACTTCTTAATATCTTAAACCAACAAAAGCCGAACATTGATTGCAATGTAATTTTACTTGTTGGCATAAACGGAAGCGGTAAAACCACATTCGCCGGCAAACTGGCACACAAAGCACAGCAAGAAGGTAAAAAAACATTATTTATTGCCGCAGACACCTTTCGTGCTGCCGCACCTGAACAACTTTTACAATGGGCACAAAAAACCGACACCCAAATCGAACTTGGCAAAACCGGCCAAGATCCTGCATCAGTTGTTTTTACCGGATGTGAACGTTTTAAAAACGAAAACTTTGATCAATTAATCATTGACACCGCAGGCCGCTTGCAAACAAAAACAAATTTAATGCGCGAACTTGAAAAAATAAAACGCGTAATCGCAAAACAGTTGCCTGATGCTAACATATGTACATTGCTTACCATTGATGCAATGCTGGGACAAAACTCATTTGAACAAGCTCAGCTGTTTAATGAAAGCACTGATGTATCCGGCGTGGTACTTACCAAAATGGATGGCACCGGTAAAGGTGGCATTCTATTTTCTGTCACCGATCAACTACATATTCCCATTGCCTATATCTCATTTGGTGAAACACCGGATGCTTATAAACTGTTTAATGCACAACAATATGTTCAAGAACTATTACAAATATAA